DNA from Vulpes vulpes isolate BD-2025 chromosome 9, VulVul3, whole genome shotgun sequence:
TGCCCCGAGACGCCCCTTTCCAGCTGGAGACCTGCCCCCTCACAGCGGTTGATGCCCTCGGTAACAGCCCAGCTGGGTCCCCagcgccccagcctcagcccacaCCCTGGGGGATTGGCGCGGGGTCCAGTGCTGGCCTGCGCGCTGAGCTGCTGTTCTCCGCAGTCCTGCGCTTCTTCCTGGAGTACCAGTGGTTCGTGGACTTCGCCGTGTACTCGGGCGGCGTGTACGTCTTCACAGAGGCCTACTACTACGTGCTGGGCCCGGCCAAGGAGACCAACATCGCCGTGTTCTGGTGCCTGCTCACCATCGCCTTCTCCATGTATCCTTCCTCAGGCTGCCGAGTGGGtgcgggaggagggaggcaggtaGGAACGGGCCTCGAGCTTTcctccacccccctcacccccagactGGCCTATCAGTTATCGGCTGCCACCCCCCAAAACTCCCCCAAACTGGGTGGTGTAAAATGGTCACTGTTTTATTTGCTCTCCTCCTGGGCTAGGCTCAGCCGGGCCTCCTTATCTCTGCTCTAAGGGGTCCCACCTTCCAGCAGGTGAGGCCGAGGTTCCTCCAAGTAGCAGAAAcatcagcaaggaagaaggggTGCTGAGAGCCTCCTGAGGCTTTGCAGGAAGttggcccaccccacccctgtccaTTCTCTTGGTCAGAGCAAGTCACCAGCCCAGATGCAGGGGCATGCTCCCTCTGGCATGTTTTTTTATGAAGCTGCCTGGGGAACAGAGACAAACCTGTACATTGAAGGCCCAAGTCTGAGAAAGGCCCTGGTGGGATGGGCTTGTGAAGAAGAGTCGGTCTGGAAGCCCACACTGGTTCTGGAAAGCCCCGTGGGTCTCTTTCAGGGCAGATTAGAGATAAAGCCCTTGTATCTCTGATAGTTTCTCTGAGGAATGGGAGATTTTCCTGCCATGAATGCAGCCAGGCTAGGTGGGTCAGGGAGGCCAGACCTCCCGAAGAGACAGACTtgctggttctttctttctttctttctttctttctttctttctttctttctttctttctttcttctttttttaatttttatttatttatgatagtcacacacagagagagagaggcagagacacaggcagagggagaagcaggctccatgcaccaggagcccgacgtgggattcgatccggggtctccaggattgcgccctgggccaaaggcaggcgccaaaccgctgcgccacccagggatccctctttctttccttctttctttctttctttctttctttctttctttctttctttctttctctctttctttaatattttatttatttattcatgagagacacagagagagaggcagagacataggcagagggagaagcaggctccatgcagggagcccgatgtgggactggatcccaggactccaggatcacgctctgggccaaaggcaggcgctaaaccgctgagccacccagggatccttcttttttttcttttcttttcttttcttttcttttcttttcttttcttttctttctttctttctttctttctttcttttctggctttctgtcctttctttcaagatttttaaaaagattttattctttttatttttatttatttttaagattttctttatttattcatgagaatacacagagaggagagagagagagaggcagacacaggcaaagggagaaacaggctccatgcagggatcccgacttgggatcgatcccaggtctccaggacgccctgggctgtaggtggcgctaaaccgctgagccaccggggctgccctttctttcaatattttatttatttattcataggagaaacagagaaagagaggcagagatacaggcagagggagatgcaggcaggcttcctgcagtgaGACTTTTGTGGGACTccacccgaaccaaaggcagacagacgctcaagcactgaaccacccaggtgtcccttgctgGCTCTTTTAGTCAGAAATGGCCACAGGTATGGgttggttgagcctccaactcttgatttcagctggggtcatgatctcggtggtatcatgggattgagccctgaactgggctccttgctcagcatggagttgacctgagattctttccccctctctgctctgctcctcccccaactcaagctctaaataaacaaacaaatattttaaaaaagaaaaaaacaaaaagaggaatgGCTATAGGTGGTGTGATGAGGCCGAGCTGGAAGCCCAGGCATGCCTGCCACCCACACACCCAAGCCTGCTGACACAGGCATGAGCAACATGGACCTTGTGTTCTGGGCTTGTTGAGTAGCTCACTCCTCTCCTGGGTCACTGCCCTGCTCCCCAAGACTCCAAACCCCAGCTCTGGCGTTTTGggctctggggttggggggataatttggctgggagtgggggagtggggagggggcactgCAACTGCTCCAGGCTTCCTTAGCCTCATCCCCAGCAAGATGTTCCTGATGGTGACCCGCTTGTACTTCAGCACCGAGGAAGGGGGCGAACGCTCTGTCTGCCTCACCTTTGCCTTCCTCTTTCTGCTCCTGGCCATGCTGGTGCAGGTGGTCCAGGAGGACACTCTcgagctggggctggagccagGTATGTTCAGTCTCTGAGGCATGGGGTCACCATGGCCGCCACTCCCTTGTGGAAGTCGGGTTTGAGTGGCTTGTTCCACCAGCACATACTAGGTGAAGGGGCAGGGGACTGCTTGGGCCTGAGTAGTCTCTATGGCCGCTTGCTACCCTGGGCAACTCCTGGGGCTTTGGGGCAAAAGGATATCCTGGCTCACTGTCCCTGATGGCAGCCTGCAGCTGTAGTTCTTTGCAGGGCACTTCTGCTGCCCTTAtcttccctctccccagcagCCATAATGATTTCCTGTCTACTTATTCTAATTTGGTGATGGAAATGGATAAATGGCACAAAATTCATAAAGTACAAGAGGGTATACATAGAGTAAAAAATCACCCATGCCAACTCTCCTTCCAAGAGGAAAACTGGGggatcactttcttttttccccattaaacaGTAGTGTTTATGGCTCTTTTCCCCTTAAAAACATTACTTTGGAGGTTGTCCCTTAACTGTACAtacagtgtgtttttttttttttaatgcccacatagtatttcattttatggatgttCTATGATTATTTAACCAGTCCCCTACTTCTGGATATCTAAATCTTTCACTAGTAAACATTGTTGTTCACAACCATGTTGTTTTACAAATGTCATATAGGAATACCTTGCACATGTGGTCCTGTGCAAggaagtgaatttttttaaaaaagttattcatagagacacacacacagagagagagagagagagagaggcagagagacacaggcagagggagaagcaggctccatgcagggagcccgacgcgggactcgatcccgagtctccacgatcacacccccggccgcaggcggcgctaaactgctgcaccatggggctgcccagaagtgcatttttaattttgatgatgttgTAAATTCCCATTTAGGAAAAGATGAATGAAGTGCctatttccccacatcctcttcAATGTGTttcctcagactttttttttttttttgtcttgggaaATCTGATAGGTGAAAATACAAGTGAGGGTGAGCATCTTCTCCTATGTGGAAAAGTaatttctctctgccttccagaaaaaatctgttcttttgcccagttttctattgagttgttgaccctcttattgatttgtaggagctctttatatattatagacATTAACCTTTATGTGTGATAGTaggtgcaaatattttttcttagtttcccatttttcttttgtctttctctattctttgggtgagcttttaaaaataccatttggaTATATCACTTCTCTGCCTGATACCAGACCCTAGTGGTCTTTGAATAAAGATCAAAATATTCACCATGGCATGCAGTTTTGCTGTGCTTCTTGAGCTTTATCTTTACCAATTCTCCCTGCTTTTcggtttttaaaattacataatgtttgacatatatatgtatacatacacatgcgcgcgcacacaTATAGAACATGTATATGTaaattacaaagcaaaataatGTAACAAACTATCTTGTTAAATGAGAACCAGAACATTCTCAACCTTCTTGCATGTCTCTGGTGTTCCTTTCCAGTCCCACTACCTTCCTCCCCTACTCACAGCCCCAACTGGTCTCCcaaattttgtgtttatcattcctttgcttttttctttttcttttttaataaataagtttaaGCCAACACAAGGCTtaaactcaaccctgagatcaagatctgagctgagaccaagagtcggaTTCTTGGtccgactgagccactgagccaccccattCCTTTGCCTTtgtaaaaaatagtttcattacATATGTCTCTGTCCCTAAAGAATTCATCATACAGTTTGCTCGCTGTTGTGGATGGTGTTAGCCAGTATGTGATCTGCCAACTGgtgcttttctgtctttttaatattgtttacAAAACGAGGACATGTCAGTCTGAGCAGCTTTTGTTCACCTTTTCTCACAGATGAATGACATTCTCTTGTGGGGCCACTTGTCTTCATTTGTCGATTCTTCTGTGCTGGGAGATTTAGGTGGTTTCGAGATTTGAGCTTTTTCACGGTTGCTATAgggaacattcttgtacatgtttCCTTGTATGCATACGCAGGCATTTCTTTGGGCACAGGAtttggggatgatggggatgtGTTCACCTTCCTAAGATGGTGCCTCAGCGTTTTTTCAGAGCTGTTCTCGTAGCACTCCTGCCAGGCACGCAGCCCAGGGTTCGGAATGAGGACACTGCATACAGGCCGCCCACTGAGTCCCAGTTACCCCGGGCAAGCATGGGTGAGATTGCAAcagcctcctgcctctcctccctgcttgtgagGTGGGGTGGTGAATGCACCAACCTTCCAGGAACATAGTCCGGTGCAAATGACTGGAGATCTATGGAAAGTGCTTGATTTTTCCCGGTCTAATGGTGGAAAACAATGCCTttagtggtcttttttttttttttttttttttaagattttattatttattcatgagagacacagagagagaggcagagacataggcagagagaaaagcaggtctcccacggggagcccaatgagggactccatcccaggacctgaggatcacgactggagcccaaggtagacactcaaccactgagccacccaggcatccccactttcatcatttttaagtgtacacttCAGTGGCATGAAGCACATCCACATTGTCGTGCAACCATCGCTACCATCCATTTCACCCCCCACCTTTCGCCTTGCAAATTTGAAACTCTGTCCCCACTGAACACTGACTCTctattcctccccaccccccgccagccCCTGGCACCAGCCATCCTACCTTCTGTCTCTACGAGTCTGACCACCCTAGATGCTTTATATGAGGGGAATCATGCAGTATCTGTCTTTTagtgactggcttcttccactggGCATAATATcattaaggttcatccatgctgtagcctgggtccaaatttcctttctttttaaggctgaataatattcctttgcatAATACATCCCATTTGGCTCATCCATTCATGTATCAATGGGCATTTGTGTTGCTTCTATGATTTCACTATTGCAAAcagtgttgctatgaacatgggtgtacaagtccctgctttttaattcttttgggtacAGATCCAGAGGTGGAAGTGCCGGGTTATgtagtaattctatgtttaatttttttttgaggaatcaacAAACTGTTTccctgagtggctgcaccattctACATTCCTACCAGCTGTGCACGAAGGTTCCAgattccccacatccttgccaacattttttttttttttaagatttcacttatttatttgagagagagagagaaagagagagaggacaagcatgagaaagagagaaagggagggaggcaagcaaagggaaaagcagacactccactgagcagggagcccgatgcggggctcaatcccaggatgctgggatcctaacctgtgccgaaggcagatgtctaactggctgagccactcatgtgcccctcaccaacatttatttccctttacttttttcttaagagtGACCAtcctatctcattgtggtttttatttgtatttgcctaatgatgagtgatgttgagcacatcTTCATGtttgttggtcatctgtatatcttctttggaagaattgtctattcaagtcctttgcctatttttttctttttcaaagattttattttattatttaaaaattatttattcatgagagacacagacagagacataggcagagggagagtcaggctccccacgaggagcctgatgtgggacttgatcccaaaccttgggatcatgccctgagccaaaggcagatgctcaaccactgagccgcccaggcatccctgtatcccaaatttaaagaagttaaaatgtgGTGGTTGTAGGGAGTGTATCTTCAAATTTGTGGCATGGCTTTGTActttctttgtgggtttttttttttttctcttaaaaagaattgtagggcacctgtctggctcagtcagtggagtatgtgactcttgatctcgaggttgtagtttgagccccatgttgggtgtagagattgcttaaaaataaaatcttatatattttattttgaaaaatttcaaaccatCAGAATGGTTGGAAGAATCCTCTAATGAACTCCCATATGCCCTTGACCTAGATTCCTTTGGccatttttgcattatttattctctgtgcatgcacacaccacaTTTTTTGGCTGAGTTGTTGACTATAGTTGCACCCCTCACCTCTTTTGATGAATAGCAGTTCAttattttagttgatttttgtCTTGAATatattcccttcccttccctacaATCAGAAAgacattttgtattttccaaCACAATATTTCGATTTTGCTTTTCATGTAAACCCGTAAACTCCTGGGCATTCACTACTGTCTTATGAGGTAGGTATCAAACCAAGTGTTTTCCATGGAATGACCTTGCTGTACAATTGTATTTTTAGTGAATTGTgggttcttttcattttctttcatctttttccgATCTTTCCCTTTTGCGTGGCTAGGACCTCTGGCTTTTATAGCACTACTCTGGTaggcttctttttcttgtttccaatTTCTTAGTTGGCTATTTAGCTCATTAATTTTCAGCTTCTTCTATTTCTATGCTAGCATTTCTAGCATGTAAGGCTATAAATATTTGACTAAGTCCCACTTTTGTCTATTCCTTTAGTTTTGACTTGTAATTTACATCTTCAGGCAGTTCTGGGTAATTTAAAGTTTTCAttgcaatttcttttctttcttcttctttatctctctctctttgtttgtttgttttgttttgtttttgtttttttagaggagggaaggggcagagggagggggagacagagaatcctaagcaagctTCATGACCAGTgctgagccccgtgtggggctcaacctcacaaccccaagataatgacctgagcagaaatcgagttggacacttaactgattgagccactcaggtgccctagtcagtgttttctttatatgttttgtggCTATTTGACAAGGTGTTTACAAGTTTAGAattgctatatatatatctagTGAATCAATCATCTTATGATATATTGACTACTTCTGATTCTAATAATATTTGTCTTATTCTAGTTTATCTGGTAATAATATAGCcttcttggcttctttttttagGTTGAGATACACTTGACATATATCATtgctagtttcaggtatacaatataatgactcgatatttgtatgtattacaaaacaatcaccacaataaatctggctaacatccatcaccatacagatacaactttttttttcttatgattaaaaCTTTTAAGATGTACTGTCTTAGCAACTCTCAAATATACAATACcacttttcttttgtatttgttgtATCTTTTTAACATCCCTTTTCTTTCAACCTTATAGGGACCTTATGTTGAGGTATGTCTCCTTAAAAAACATACAGCTGGATATTTTCAATTAAGTCTGTGTCATTTAACTTCAAAGTTTTAACCTGCTTACATTTATTATGATTACTGACCTATTTGGCATTGTTTCTACATCTCACCGTTTCaccttctttttgttctttttctgtgattGCTGTTGACATTGGCTGCCAGTCTAATTGTCTTTCCTCTATAGGTGATCTGTCTTAAATACCTGGCTGCTTTGCGGTCTCTTTGTTTTTGGTATTCCAGTTTACTACAGTGTCTAGGTATggatttctttgtattattcAGATTTGATATATTTTGTGTGTCATTCATTCTGCAGTCTTTTCAGCTATTCTCTTCCAACATGttctctcctttattctctcttcccttctctctctggggCTCTTAATTGACTTAtgctggattttctattctgtcccCCTTATCCCTTAATCTCCCTtcatattttctacctttttatcTTTCTGAGTTGGAATCTGAGTGATTTCTTCAGATCCAATTCACTCATTCCTCCTTTTGCTGTTTTGAAAATGCCATGTAACAACCTGTCatttcaataattatattttccctttgGAAGAGCTTACCTGGTTCCTTTGCAAATATACCTGGTCATCTGAGGCAGCCTCATGTTGCCTGTTCTGTGATTCcaccttttattttcctcaataaTTTCACATAATAGCACCTGAAATTTTTCTGTAGTCTGAAGggtttaaatttgtctttttccccctgcttattctcctttttggtgattGGTTCCCTGGTGTGTTTGGTGAATTGGGTTGTGagctcatttttatttgctttttactCTGTGGAAAATCTGAGGGCCTGAGCTGAGGATTCTTTCCAGGCCTTTGGTTTTATTCTATGGGAGTCCTTCATGCCCCTCTGGATTCCTGGTATAATCCAGGAAGCTCAGACTCAGTGGTCCACTGCTCTCCCCCACCATGTCCCCCAGTCCACTCAAGGGTGTCTGCCTGTTATATTttcctattcttaaaaaaaatgcacataaccAGGGCACAACGTTATCCTTTTGCCTGGCACAGGGCCCGGCTCCACTGGTGCATTCCTACCTGGGGAGCAAAAGTCTGTGTGGGAGGGGGTCAGAGCAGACACTGAAGGCTCCAGGggtctattattttttatttttttaaagatttttaaaatttatttgacagcgagggagcacaagtagggggagcagcaggcagagggagagagagaaggaggctccccactgagcaaggagcccagtgtagggctcaatcccagaaccctgggatcatgacctgagctgaaaccagacacttaactgactgaaccacctggcGCCCCTCCAGGGGTCTATTAGACACTGCCCTCTCCTTGTCTTCCCCAGGCCTGGCCAGTATGACCCAGAACTTGGAGCCACTTCTGAAGACGCAGGGCTGGGACTGGGCGTGAGTCCTGGGAAGTGAGGTGGTACAAGAGCAGGCTGTAACTTGCAGGTGGGGTGCTGACGGGCTTTGGGGCCTCTTGacccttctcttctccccaggCTCCCACTGGCCAAGCTGGCCATCCGCATAGGGCTGGCATTCGTGGGGTCCATGCTAGGTGCCTTCCTCACCTTTCCGGGCCTGCGGCTGGCCCAGACACACCTGGATGCACTGACCATGTCGGAAGACCGGCCCACACTGCAGTTATGTAGAGTGCCAGATGGGTGGGAATGGAGGTGGGGAATCTAAAGAAGAGGCTAAGGGGATGCTGGGTGTGCCCAGGCCTCACTCCTCTGTGCCCTTGCCCCTAGGTTCTTTCTTCATATCAGCTTCCTGTCCCCTCTGATCATCCTGTGGCTCTGGACCAAGCCCATTGCACGAGACTTCCTGCACCAGGCACCACCTGGGGAGATGCCCTTCTCCCTGTGCGCATCctgtggggctgggagggaggacaGTGGGGGCCCTTCTGTGTACCCCCGTCTCTGAGGCTCTGGGAGGAGCCTTGGATGCTGGGGGAAGATCCTGGAGCAGGGGCAGCCTCCCTAgcccctcactcccctccccacaGGCTGTCGGACTCTGCCTTCGACTCCCTGCGCCTCTGGGTGCTGGTGGCGCTGTGCCTGCTAAGGCTGGCAGTGACAAGGCCCCACCTGCAGGCCTACCTGTGCTTGGCCAAGGCCCGCGTGGAGCAGCTGCGCCGGGAGGCCGGCCGCATAGAGGCCCGCGAGATCCAGAGGCGGGTATGGGCACCGAAGGTTGGGAGGGAACTcggggctcagggcaggggtcTGAAGGGGGTCACCCGAAGCCCGGAAGGCTGCACCGCTCACCCCTCCCACGTAGCCACTGCTACCTGCCCCCTAGGTGGTGCGAGTCTATTGCTACGTGACGGTGGTGAGTCTGCAGTACCTGACGCCGCTCATCTTCACCCTCAGCTGCACCCTGCTGCTCAAGACACTGGGTGAGaagtgggtggggtgggctgggggcggAGCCTGgatggcctgggggaggggagagtagGAGGGGGGCCCCCccgaggttggggtggggggcaggaggcgggtgggcggggggggggggggttgggggggtggaggCGGGGCTGGGAGGTGGAGCCGAAggctggtggtggggggtgtCAGCACGACTGGGGGTCCCAGAGGTCTAACCCGCCTGTCCTTCTACCTGTCCCTTCTCCACCCTCCTCTTCTCTCAGGCGGCTACTCCTGGGGCCCGGGCCCACTCCCCGTGCCGTCCCCGACCCCGTCCTCCACCCACGATCGCCTGGTGGGTCTCGGGGACGACGAGGCCCAGCAGACAGCGGCGCTGATCgctggggccctgggcagcctgCTCACGCCCCTCTTCCTCCGCGCCAtcctcaccttcctcatctgGTGGACAGCGGCCTGCCAGCTGCTCTCCAGCCTCTTCGGCCTCTACTTCCAGCGGCACCTGGCGGGCTCCTAGCCGCCTGCAGACACTCCTGGGGCCCCGAGGCCCGGGCCTGAGCCAGCGGTGTAAGGGCCGCTTCCTCCGTGTGTGCCTCAGTATCCTCAGGTGCCAGGTGGGCCTGGGGGGCCCCCGCAGCACCTGCTGTGCCCGCCCACTTCACCGCAGTGCCTGAGCCCTGGGCCCCTTGGGTCCCATGTTTCTGCCTCAAAACTCTTGCCCTGTGCCCCGCGCCAGAGGATCCCAGGGCCATTGTCCCTGGATGGCATGCCCCCGAGCCCCGCTATTTGATGCAGAGGTGGGAGGGTCATTCTTCtgaacaaataaaagaacaggcTGATTTTTACTATCAGGATTGGAGTGGTTTGGGAGGCAGCTTTCTGCTTGTTGGCATTGGGTGCTGGGTGAAGGGAATGACCAAGGAGAGCACAGGGCCACCCAGACTGTGAGCAAAGGCCTGGGAGCAAGAAgtgaagggaggggtggggagagaagaaatGCAACAAAGTTGAGAAGAGAGGCCACAAATCAGTAGAGAAAGAAGACTGGGGGGGGGTGTGTGCGGAGGCTGGGGTGGTGGcaagagggaggggagggtgggggagagccCTGGGAGGGGACTGGGGGATGAGAAGGCAGGGAGATGGAGATGACAGATAAAGTAGGAATCTTGCAGGAGGAATAAGAAGATAAAAGATGGAAAACCGATGGGTGggtggggtcggggtgggggtgggggcactaGGGAGCAAAGGAAATCAGAGAACTGGCCCAGAAGAATCTTCCAAAGCCAGAGAGTTCTGGGAAGAcacacaggagcagagagaggcccTGATGGAACCAGGCCATGTGAATTCCCGGGACCGCAAGTCTCCAGGTGCTGCGGGACAAGAGCTGCATCCCAAGGGACGTGTCTAGGAAGTTCccagaaggaaggaagccaggaaGCCCAGCTCCCAGCTGGGACAGAACAGGTCATACCTACTGGATCAGGAATCAGAGATGATGGAGTGTTGTCCCTAGTTCTGCTGGTCCCACACTATGGCTGGCACCCCAGGAGGCCCTGAAACCCCGCCCAGCCTACTGGCACAGCCACTCCCCCCACCCGTGCTGCAGCGACAGGGAGTGGTAGCAGTGATGCCTCTGGCCACCTGGCCCTAGTCTTGCTCAGCCAGGGCTATGCGTGCTCTCTGCTCTCAGAGCTCAACACCATGTGGTCTAGGGATATGCAGGAAGGTGGAAACgcctaaagaaaagcaagagCGTGACTGGCACACGCGTGAGGCACAGCAGGTACAGTGGGGTGTGGCCCCACATGGGACGAGGCCAAGGCACAAAGAATCCATGATGGTCCCAGGCTCTCACTGCCGGGCGTTAAACCACAGACGTCTTACACACTCCTTCTGGGATACATtgcacaattaaaaagaaaagtcataagAATGAGAGAAACTAAGTGGAACCACATCAGAGAAAAATAGGGAAGATAGAAAGGGGGTCAAGATCCTATGTTTTTAGAAGTATGACTTTTGTTAACGGACACAGCAGTGGTAATCACCACACATCAGTGCTTCTCACAGGAGCAGACAATAGTCCATGTCTGGAGATAATCTTCTGGAGACAGTTTGGGTTGTCACAACTGAGGGGACAGAGACACCAGTGCATCTGGGGGGGTGGAGGCTAAGGATGCTGCTGGGCACCCAAATGTGCCCAGGATGACCCCAGCTCAGATGCTAGTGGTGCCCAGGCCGAGAAAGCCTGTTAGTACAAGAAACGGAAtgtattggggtgcctggatcaggtcatgatcccggggtcatgggatcaagccctgaggggggctctctgctcagtgggaggagtctgcttctccctctgcctctgccactgcccctcccctccacccctgctcctgctcctgttcgctctctctcaaatcaacaaataaaatcttaaaaaaaaaagaaaacccaataacaagtcaaactttttttttttaagattttatttatttattcatgagagacagagaaagaggcagagacataggcagagggagaagcaggctccctggggggagcctgatgtgggactcgatccctggacctgggatcaccccctgagcccaaggcagttgctcaaccacccaggcgtcccacaagtCAAACTTTCAACTCAAGAGaagtgagcaaag
Protein-coding regions in this window:
- the TMEM161A gene encoding transmembrane protein 161A isoform X7, whose protein sequence is MLIGSLLWASPVSGWRGTLVCRDPGLGRRWANGYSEEKPLSVPRDAPFQLETCPLTAVDALVLRFFLEYQWFVDFAVYSGGVYVFTEAYYYVLGPAKETNIAVFWCLLTIAFSIKMFLMVTRLYFSTEEGGERSVCLTFAFLFLLLAMLVQVVQEDTLELGLEPGLASMTQNLEPLLKTQGWDWAFFLHISFLSPLIILWLWTKPIARDFLHQAPPGEMPFSLLSDSAFDSLRLWVLVALCLLRLAVTRPHLQAYLCLAKARVEQLRREAGRIEAREIQRRVVRVYCYVTVVSLQYLTPLIFTLSCTLLLKTLGGYSWGPGPLPVPSPTPSSTHDRLVGLGDDEAQQTAALIAGALGSLLTPLFLRAILTFLIWWTAACQLLSSLFGLYFQRHLAGS
- the TMEM161A gene encoding transmembrane protein 161A isoform X2; its protein translation is MHRLAPHCSFARWLLCNGSLFRYKHPTEEELRALEGKPRPRGRKERWANGYSEEKPLSVPRDAPFQLETCPLTAVDALVLRFFLEYQWFVDFAVYSGGVYVFTEAYYYVLGPAKETNIAVFWCLLTIAFSIKMFLMVTRLYFSTEEGGERSVCLTFAFLFLLLAMLVQVVQEDTLELGLEPGLASMTQNLEPLLKTQGWDWALPLAKLAIRIGLAFVGSMLGAFLTFPGLRLAQTHLDALTMSEDRPTLQFFLHISFLSPLIILWLWTKPIARDFLHQAPPGEMPFSLLSDSAFDSLRLWVLVALCLLRLAVTRPHLQAYLCLAKARVEQLRREAGRIEAREIQRRVVRVYCYVTVVSLQYLTPLIFTLSCTLLLKTLGGYSWGPGPLPVPSPTPSSTHDRLVGLGDDEAQQTAALIAGALGSLLTPLFLRAILTFLIWWTAACQLLSSLFGLYFQRHLAGS
- the TMEM161A gene encoding transmembrane protein 161A isoform X3, coding for MLIGSLLWASPVSGWRGTLVCRDPGLGRRWANGYSEEKPLSVPRDAPFQLETCPLTAVDALVLRFFLEYQWFVDFAVYSGGVYVFTEAYYYVLGPAKETNIAVFWCLLTIAFSIKMFLMVTRLYFSTEEGGERSVCLTFAFLFLLLAMLVQVVQEDTLELGLEPGLASMTQNLEPLLKTQGWDWALPLAKLAIRIGLAFVGSMLGAFLTFPGLRLAQTHLDALTMSEDRPTLQFFLHISFLSPLIILWLWTKPIARDFLHQAPPGEMPFSLLSDSAFDSLRLWVLVALCLLRLAVTRPHLQAYLCLAKARVEQLRREAGRIEAREIQRRVVRVYCYVTVVSLQYLTPLIFTLSCTLLLKTLGGYSWGPGPLPVPSPTPSSTHDRLVGLGDDEAQQTAALIAGALGSLLTPLFLRAILTFLIWWTAACQLLSSLFGLYFQRHLAGS
- the TMEM161A gene encoding transmembrane protein 161A isoform X4: MAVLGVQLVVTLLTATLMHRLAPHCSFARWLLCNGSLFRYKHPTEEELRALEGKPRPRGRKERWANGYSEEKPLSVPRDAPFQLETCPLTAVDALVLRFFLEYQWFVDFAVYSGGVYVFTEAYYYVLGPAKETNIAVFWCLLTIAFSIKMFLMVTRLYFSTEEGGERSVCLTFAFLFLLLAMLVQVVQEDTLELGLEPGLASMTQNLEPLLKTQGWDWAFFLHISFLSPLIILWLWTKPIARDFLHQAPPGEMPFSLLSDSAFDSLRLWVLVALCLLRLAVTRPHLQAYLCLAKARVEQLRREAGRIEAREIQRRVVRVYCYVTVVSLQYLTPLIFTLSCTLLLKTLGGYSWGPGPLPVPSPTPSSTHDRLVGLGDDEAQQTAALIAGALGSLLTPLFLRAILTFLIWWTAACQLLSSLFGLYFQRHLAGS
- the TMEM161A gene encoding transmembrane protein 161A isoform X5, which encodes MHRLAPHCSFARWLLCNGSLFRYKHPTEEELRALEGKPRPRGRKERWANGYSEEKPLSVPRDAPFQLETCPLTAVDALVLRFFLEYQWFVDFAVYSGGVYVFTEAYYYVLGPAKETNIAVFWCLLTIAFSIKMFLMVTRLYFSTEEGGERSVCLTFAFLFLLLAMLVQVVQEDTLELGLEPGLASMTQNLEPLLKTQGWDWAFFLHISFLSPLIILWLWTKPIARDFLHQAPPGEMPFSLLSDSAFDSLRLWVLVALCLLRLAVTRPHLQAYLCLAKARVEQLRREAGRIEAREIQRRVVRVYCYVTVVSLQYLTPLIFTLSCTLLLKTLGGYSWGPGPLPVPSPTPSSTHDRLVGLGDDEAQQTAALIAGALGSLLTPLFLRAILTFLIWWTAACQLLSSLFGLYFQRHLAGS